Below is a window of Banduia mediterranea DNA.
GGCGCTCAGCGCGGCGGCAATCAGCAGGATGGCATCGGCACCGATGGCGCGTGCTTCATAGATCTGCAATTCGTCGATCATGAAGTCCTTGCGCAGGACTGGCAGATCGCAGGCGCCACGCGCCTGTTCCAGATAAACCGTTGCGCCCTGGAAAAAGCGCTCATCGGTCAGGACCGACAGACAGGCCGCGCCGCCGCTTTGATATTCGCGCGCCAGCCAGGACGGCTCGAAGTCCGCCCGGATCAGGCCCTTGCTCGGACTCGCCCGCTTGATCTCGGCGATCACGCCCACACCGTGCGCAGCCTTCTTCGAAAGCGCAGCCGCAAAACCGCGCGGGGCGGCCTGCTCGTCGGCGAGGCCGTGAAGGGAAGCCCGGCTGTGGCGCTTGGCCAATGCCGTGATCTCCTCGCGCTTGACGGCGAGGATGCGTTGCAGGATGTCCTCGCTCACGAAAGTCCTCCCAGCTCGCGCGTCACGCCAATGAATGCGTCGAGCTTGCGGCGCGCCGCGCCGGAAGCAATGGTGCGTGCAGCCAGCACAACACCATCATCGATACTCGGACATACACCGCAGACATAAAGCGCCGCGCCAGCATTGAGCGCAACGATGTCCGAGGCCGTGCCGGCCTTGCCGTCGAGCACGTCCAGCAGCACCGAGCGCGAATGCCTGGGATCGTCGACCCGCAGATTCCGGCTCGCGGCCATCGGCAGGCCGAAATCCTCGGGATGGATTTCGTACTCGCGAACCTCGTTGTTGCGCAGTTCACCGACCAGCGTAGCGGCGCCGAGCGAAATCTCGTCCATGCCGTCCTTGCCCCAGACCACCAGCGCACGCGATACACCGAGACGCTGTAACACGCGCACCTGGATGCCCACCAGATCCGGATGGAACACGCCCATCAGAATGGTCGGCGCGCTGGCGGGATTGGTCAGCGGGCCGAGGATGTTGAAGATCGTCTTGACCCCCATTTCCCGGCGCGCCGGACCGACCGCCTTCATCGCCGGGTGGTGGCGGGGCGCGAACATGAAGCCGGCGCCGCATCGATCCAGCGATTCCGCAACCTGCACCGGATCGAGATCGATGCAGGCGCCCAGCGCCTCCAGCACGTCGGCCGCACCGGACTTGGAGGACACGCTGCGATTGCCGTGCTTGGCGACATGTGCGCCGGCCGCCGCCGCCACGAACATCGAGGCAGTGGAGATATTGAAGGTCTGCGCGCCATCACCGCCGGTACCGACGATATCGACGAAATGTGGATAGGCCGGCGTCTCCACCTTGACCGCGAATTCGCGCATCACCTGCGCCGCCGCCGCGATCTCGCCGATGGTTTCCTTCTTCACGCGCAGTCCGGTGATGATCGCCGCCGTCATCACCGGCGAGACTTCGCCGCGCATGATCTGGCGCATCAGATCGACCATCTCGTCATGAAAGATTTCACGATGCTCGATGGCGCGCGTCAGCGCCTCCTGCGGGGTGATCGCCATGATCAGCGGGCCTCCAGAAAGTTCTTGAGCATGGTATGCCCATGCTCGGTCAGGATCGATTCTGGATGAAACTGCACGCCTTCGATCGGCAGCGTCTTGTGCTGAATCCCCATGATCTCGTCGACAGCGCCATCCGCCGTCGCGGTCCAGGCCGTCAGTTCGAAGTCCTCCGGCAGAGAGTCGCGCTCGACCACCAGCGAGTGATAGCGGGTCGCCGTGAACGGTGAAGGCAGACCGTAGAACACGCTCTGCTGGCGATGCTCGATGGCGCTGACCTTGCCGTGCATGACCTCGCGCGCGCGCACCACCTTGCCGCCGAAGGCCTGCCCGATCGCCTGATGCCCCAGACACACGCCGAGGATCGGAAACTGGCCCTTGAGACGGTCGATCAGATCCAGGCAGATTCCGGCCTCGTTGGGCGTGCACGGTCCGGGCGACAGCACGATATGGCTCGGCCGCTTGGCGGCAACCTCCTCAATGCGGATCCGGTCATTGCGATACACCTCGACCTCGGCGCCCAATTCCCCGAAATACTGCACCAGGTTGTAGGTGAACGAATCGTAGTTATCGATCATCAATAGCATCGGTTCGCCCCCTACACGCTGGCGGCGGCACGCAGCATCGCGCCGGCCTTGTTCATGGTTTCTTCCCATTCCGCCTGAGCGTCGGAATCCGCGACCACACCGCCACCGGCCTGCACATAGATGCGTCCGTCCTTGATCACCGCGGTGCGGATCGCGATCGCCATGTCCATGTTGCCGGACCAGGCGAGGTAGCCGACGGCGCCGCCGTAGATGCCGCGCTTGACCGGCTCCAGTTCGTCGATGATCTCCATTGCCCGCACCTTGGGCGCGCCGGAGAGGGTGCCGGCCGGGAACGCGGCAGCCAGGGCATCCAGCGCATGCATGTGCGGCTTGAGGCGCCCGCGCACATTGGACACGATGTGCATGACGTGCGAGTAACGCTCGATCGCCATTTTTTCAGTGAGCGTGACGCTGCCGATCTCGGCGACGCGGCCGACATCGTTTCGACCCAGGTCGATCAGCATCAGGTGCTCGGCGATTTCCTTGGGATCGGCCAGCAGCTCGGTTTCCAGCGCGCGATCCTCGGCTTCGCTGGCGCCGCGCCGACGCGTGCCGGCGATCGGGCGCACCGTCATTTCCTGGTCTTCCACACGTACCAGGATTTCCGGGCTGGACCCGACGACGTGATGATCGTCCAGATCCAGGCAGTACAGGTACGGCGAGGGATTGATCCGCCGCAGCGCGCGGTACAGCGCCACCGGATCGGCGTCGAAATCGGCCGCCAGCCGCTGCGAGGGCACCACCTGCATGACATCGCCGGCCGCGATGTACTGCTTGATCTTGGCGATCGCCTCGCCATAGCTCTGCGGCGTGAATCCGGATTCGAAGCGCTCGGCCGCCACACCGCCGGTTCCGCGCGAGGGCGTGCGCGGCAAGGGCTGCGTCAGCAATGCCTCGATCTCGTCGAGCCGGCGCCGCGCCCGCGCCTGATCGTCCGCATCGCCGATCGCCGCGTGCACCACAATCGTCAGGGTGGCACGCAGCGAATCGAAGATCGCCAGTTCGTCGCAGCGCATCAGCAGAATGTCGGGCGCGCCGATCGGGTCCGGATGCTCGCGGTTGATGCGCGATTCGACATAGCGCACACAGTCGTAGCCGAAATAGCCCACCAGCCCGCCCGTGAAACGCGGCAGACCCGGCGCCTCCTCCACCTGAAAGCGGCGGGCGTAGTCGGCGATCCACTCGAAGGGATTGTCGGAATTCGTATGTTCGACGAGTTCACCGTCGACGCGACGCTCGATTGCCGAGCCGCGCACGCTGAGAATTTCGCGGCAGGGCAGACCGATGAACGAATAGCGTCCCCAGGTCTCGCCGCCCTGCATCGATTCGAACAGAAACGAGTACGGACGATTGCCGAGTTTGAGATAGGTGCCGACCGGCGTATCCAGGTCGCCGGCCAGTTCGCGCGTCAGCGCAATGTGGGTGTAGTCCGTCATGGGGTCGAGATCGTCGAACGAGGTGGAACCACTCTGGCTGCGGCCAATGACAAGCGCCGCGTGACACTCAGGTCAGCGCCATCGCCACCACTGGCGCAGGTTTGCGGCCTGCGCATTCGACTCCCGGATCAACATTGTCGGCAAGCTAAGAATCATCTGGACGCGCGAATGATACGCGAATTCCGCGCCGTCCCGACAAGCCCCACAGCATTCAGGTCGCCATTCATTCAGCGCTGCCCGCCGTGTGCGAGCTCGGTCAGAAAGTACAGCGTGGTCAATGCCAGTGCCACGAAAGCGGCCTCGCAAACGCGCGTCCAGCCGCCTGAGGCATAGGCAAGACCGGCCAGCGCCGAGCCGGCCGCGCCGCCGCCGAAGAACAGCGCCATGTACAGGGCGTTGAGGCGCCCGCGCACTTCATCGCTGAGCATGTAGATCGCACGCTGACCGAGCACCAGATTCACGGACACCGCGAAATCCAGGATCACCGCGGCGGCGAGCAACAGCCACAGCGAACCCGCAGCCCCACCCCAGCCGGCCAACACGAAAGACAGCCCCGCCAGCAGGAAGGCACCGCCGGTCGCGAGCCGGGTCAGTCCCCGATCGGCAAGCCGCCCGGCCAACGGTGCCGACAGCGCGCCCGAGGCGCCGGCCAGTGCGAACAGGGCAATGTCGCGCTGCGAGAAATCGAAGGGCGCGTCTCCCAGTCGCAGGGCGATCATCGTCCAGAACGCGCTGAACGCACCGAACATGGCGGCGTGATAGGTCGCCCGCCGGCGCAGCAAGGGCGTGTCCCGGAACAAGTGCCACAGGGACCGGATCAATGCGCCATACGACAAATCCATGGGCGCAGGCTGACGCAGGGGCAGCAAGCGGCGCAGCGCCATCGCCAGCACCGCGATCGCCACGGCGGAGATCGCGTAGATGGCGCGCCAGCCGCCGAACTCGGCGACGAAACTCGACAGCGGCCGCGCCAACAGTATGCCGACCAGCAGACCGCTCATGACGTTGCCGACGACACGACCGCGCTCCGCCGGCGGTGCCAGCGAGGCGGCAAACGGCACCAGAATCTGCGCTGCGACACAGCACAGCCCCATGCCGAAGGTCGCCAGGAGGAACAGCGCGGGGCCCCGCGCCGTGGCCACCGCGATCAGACTGAGCACGACCAGGGTGAGCAGACCGACCGACAGCCGCCGGTTTTCGAACCGATCGCCCAGCGGCACCAGCAACAGCAGGCCGAGGCCATAGCCGAGCTGGGTCAGGGTCACCACCAGACTGACGGTGGCATGGCTCAGACCCAGGTCGGCGCCGATCAGGCCGACCAGGGGTTGCGCATAATAGAGGTTGGCGGCGATCAGTCCGCAGGCCAGTGCGAAAGTCCAGACCAGGCCAGCGCGCACCGGTGCCGCCGGCTTGCTGACGTCGTTCAAATCACCAGTCCCTTCAGCGTCCCGATCAAACGGCTTCGGCAATGGCATCGCGCATCGCCCGAATCGTGGCCTGGTAATCGCTCGCGCCGAAGATCGCGGAGCCGGCGACGAAGGTATCGGCACCGGCGGCAGCGATCGCACCGATGTTGTCGGCCTTGACCCCGCCATCGATCTCCAGGCGAATCTCGTGGCCGCTGGCGTCGATCAGGGCACGCACTTCGCGCAGCTTGTCGAGCGCCGCCGGGATGAAGCTCTGTCCGCCGAAGCCTGGATTCACCGACATCAGCAACACCATGTCCACCTTGTCCATGACATAGCGCAGGACATCCAGCGGCGTCGCCGGATTGAACACCAGGCCGGTCTTGCAGCCGGCCGCGCGTATCGCCTGCAGGCTGCGATCCACATGGCGGCTCGCCTCGGGGTGAAAGCTGATCAGGCTGGCGCCGGCCTTGGCGAACATCTGCGCGAGTTCATCCACCGGCTCGACCATCAGATGCACATCGATCGGCGCCGTGACCCCATGCTTGCGCAGCGCTTCGCAGACCATCGGACCGATTGTCAGATTGGGCACGTAGTGATTGTCCATCACGTCGAAATGCACCCAGTCCGCGCCGGCGGCGATCACCTGATCGACCTCCTCGCCGAGACGCGCGAAGTCGGCGGAAAGAATGCTGGGGGCGATGATCGGTGACTGGCGCGGCATGGAATTCGTCCGTGGCGGAAAGCGCGCGCATTATTCCGTCTGGCGGCGCCAGTTGCGAGCCCCGCCGAGCTTGCCTACATTCAGCGCCCGCTCCCGGAACCCGCCATGAACGCGATGCCTGTCCTGTACGAATCCTCGATCCAATCGCTGCCGCGCCTGCACCGCGGCAAGGTGCGGGACATTTTCGCGGTCGGCGACGAGCATATGCTGATCGTCACCAGCGACCGGCTTTCGGCCTTCGACGTGATTCTTCCGCAGCCGATTCCCGGCAAGGGCGCGGTACTGACCGCCGTCACCGACTTCTGGATGCGGCGCTTTTCGGAGCTGGTGCCCAATCACGCTTCGGACCTGGAGCTCTGGCAATGGATCACGCCGGAAGAGATGGCCGAATGCGAAGGGCGCGCCGTGCTGGTCCGGAAACTCAAGGCCCTGCCGATCGAGGCCGTGGTACGTGGCTACCTGATCGGCTCCGGCTGGAAGGACTATCAGAATACCGGCGCGGTCTGCGGGATCAGACTGCCGCAGGGCTTGCGCATCGCCGATCGCCTGCCGCAGCCGATCTTCACGCCGGCCGACAAGGCACCGGTCGGCAGCCATGACGAAAACATCAGCTTTGCTCAGGTCGAGGCGGCCATCGGCCACGAGCTTGCGATCCAGGTCCGCGATCTGAGCCTGCGTCTGTACAGCGAGGCTGCGGAGTATGCGCGCGAACGCGGTATCATCATCGCCGACACCAAGTTCGAATTCGGCGTCGATGCGGCCGGCAAGCTGCACCTGATCGACGAAGTGCTGACACCTGACTCCTCACGCTTCTGGCCGGCGGATACTTACCGTCCCGGCATCAGCCCGCCGAGTTTCGACAAGCAGTTCGTGCGCGATTATCTGGACACCCTGGACTGGAACAAGCAGGCGCCCGGTCCGAAATTGCCGGACGAGATCATCCTGCGTACGGCCGACAAGTATCGCGAGGCTCAGCGCCGGCTGATCGGCTGAGTCCAGGAACACCGACGAGGGAGAAAGGCAATGACGATTGCTCTGTGGTGCGTTCTTGTGGCGGCCCTGCTGCCGTTCTGCTTCAGCATGACCGCCAAGGCCGGCGGACGTTTCACGCCGCGTGCCAATCACAACCCACGCGAATTCCTGGAAACCATCCAGGGTTGGCCGAAGCGTGCACACTGGGCGCAGCAGAACAGCTTCGAGGCGTTCCCGATGTTCGCCGCCGCCGTGATCATCGCGCATGT
It encodes the following:
- the trpC gene encoding indole-3-glycerol phosphate synthase TrpC, coding for MSEDILQRILAVKREEITALAKRHSRASLHGLADEQAAPRGFAAALSKKAAHGVGVIAEIKRASPSKGLIRADFEPSWLAREYQSGGAACLSVLTDERFFQGATVYLEQARGACDLPVLRKDFMIDELQIYEARAIGADAILLIAAALSAGQMGELAACATELGMDVLLEIHDREELDAVLDAGLLGRCLLGINNRNLRTFGTRLETTLELLPLLPEATDVVTESGIGVAADVKRMTDAGVRRFLVGESLMRQSSPAAALLRLLA
- the trpD gene encoding anthranilate phosphoribosyltransferase, translated to MAITPQEALTRAIEHREIFHDEMVDLMRQIMRGEVSPVMTAAIITGLRVKKETIGEIAAAAQVMREFAVKVETPAYPHFVDIVGTGGDGAQTFNISTASMFVAAAAGAHVAKHGNRSVSSKSGAADVLEALGACIDLDPVQVAESLDRCGAGFMFAPRHHPAMKAVGPARREMGVKTIFNILGPLTNPASAPTILMGVFHPDLVGIQVRVLQRLGVSRALVVWGKDGMDEISLGAATLVGELRNNEVREYEIHPEDFGLPMAASRNLRVDDPRHSRSVLLDVLDGKAGTASDIVALNAGAALYVCGVCPSIDDGVVLAARTIASGAARRKLDAFIGVTRELGGLS
- a CDS encoding anthranilate synthase component II; the protein is MLLMIDNYDSFTYNLVQYFGELGAEVEVYRNDRIRIEEVAAKRPSHIVLSPGPCTPNEAGICLDLIDRLKGQFPILGVCLGHQAIGQAFGGKVVRAREVMHGKVSAIEHRQQSVFYGLPSPFTATRYHSLVVERDSLPEDFELTAWTATADGAVDEIMGIQHKTLPIEGVQFHPESILTEHGHTMLKNFLEAR
- the trpE gene encoding anthranilate synthase component I, whose protein sequence is MTDYTHIALTRELAGDLDTPVGTYLKLGNRPYSFLFESMQGGETWGRYSFIGLPCREILSVRGSAIERRVDGELVEHTNSDNPFEWIADYARRFQVEEAPGLPRFTGGLVGYFGYDCVRYVESRINREHPDPIGAPDILLMRCDELAIFDSLRATLTIVVHAAIGDADDQARARRRLDEIEALLTQPLPRTPSRGTGGVAAERFESGFTPQSYGEAIAKIKQYIAAGDVMQVVPSQRLAADFDADPVALYRALRRINPSPYLYCLDLDDHHVVGSSPEILVRVEDQEMTVRPIAGTRRRGASEAEDRALETELLADPKEIAEHLMLIDLGRNDVGRVAEIGSVTLTEKMAIERYSHVMHIVSNVRGRLKPHMHALDALAAAFPAGTLSGAPKVRAMEIIDELEPVKRGIYGGAVGYLAWSGNMDMAIAIRTAVIKDGRIYVQAGGGVVADSDAQAEWEETMNKAGAMLRAAASV
- a CDS encoding MFS transporter, giving the protein MNDVSKPAAPVRAGLVWTFALACGLIAANLYYAQPLVGLIGADLGLSHATVSLVVTLTQLGYGLGLLLLVPLGDRFENRRLSVGLLTLVVLSLIAVATARGPALFLLATFGMGLCCVAAQILVPFAASLAPPAERGRVVGNVMSGLLVGILLARPLSSFVAEFGGWRAIYAISAVAIAVLAMALRRLLPLRQPAPMDLSYGALIRSLWHLFRDTPLLRRRATYHAAMFGAFSAFWTMIALRLGDAPFDFSQRDIALFALAGASGALSAPLAGRLADRGLTRLATGGAFLLAGLSFVLAGWGGAAGSLWLLLAAAVILDFAVSVNLVLGQRAIYMLSDEVRGRLNALYMALFFGGGAAGSALAGLAYASGGWTRVCEAAFVALALTTLYFLTELAHGGQR
- the rpe gene encoding ribulose-phosphate 3-epimerase; translation: MPRQSPIIAPSILSADFARLGEEVDQVIAAGADWVHFDVMDNHYVPNLTIGPMVCEALRKHGVTAPIDVHLMVEPVDELAQMFAKAGASLISFHPEASRHVDRSLQAIRAAGCKTGLVFNPATPLDVLRYVMDKVDMVLLMSVNPGFGGQSFIPAALDKLREVRALIDASGHEIRLEIDGGVKADNIGAIAAAGADTFVAGSAIFGASDYQATIRAMRDAIAEAV
- a CDS encoding phosphoribosylaminoimidazolesuccinocarboxamide synthase translates to MPVLYESSIQSLPRLHRGKVRDIFAVGDEHMLIVTSDRLSAFDVILPQPIPGKGAVLTAVTDFWMRRFSELVPNHASDLELWQWITPEEMAECEGRAVLVRKLKALPIEAVVRGYLIGSGWKDYQNTGAVCGIRLPQGLRIADRLPQPIFTPADKAPVGSHDENISFAQVEAAIGHELAIQVRDLSLRLYSEAAEYARERGIIIADTKFEFGVDAAGKLHLIDEVLTPDSSRFWPADTYRPGISPPSFDKQFVRDYLDTLDWNKQAPGPKLPDEIILRTADKYREAQRRLIG